A genomic window from Candidatus Methylacidiphilum fumarolicum includes:
- a CDS encoding ribulose bisphosphate carboxylase small subunit, with product MRITQGTFSYLPDFTDEEIAAQVQYIIDQGWSVMIEYTDDPHPRNTYWDMWGLPLFDIKDSAAVMQELNQCRKAFPNHYIRISGYNRQQGYQSTMISFICNRPKEEPGFELDRTEWEDRQQKYRLKPYALDKPKGQRY from the coding sequence ATGAGAATTACCCAGGGTACGTTTTCTTATCTGCCTGACTTTACTGATGAAGAAATAGCTGCTCAGGTTCAATATATTATAGATCAGGGATGGTCGGTCATGATTGAATATACCGATGATCCTCATCCGCGGAATACTTATTGGGATATGTGGGGATTGCCTCTTTTTGATATAAAAGATTCGGCGGCGGTCATGCAGGAGTTAAACCAATGCCGAAAGGCCTTTCCAAACCATTATATTAGGATTAGTGGCTATAACAGGCAGCAGGGCTATCAATCGACCATGATCAGTTTTATTTGTAACCGGCCGAAAGAAGAGCCTGGTTTTGAACTAGATAGAACGGAATGGGAAGATAGGCAGCAGAAGTACAGGCTTAAGCCTTATGCTTTGGATAAGCCAAAAGGTCAACGGTATTGA
- a CDS encoding form I ribulose bisphosphate carboxylase large subunit — MTVAGYGKAGAKKNRWSAGVTPYAEMGYYNADYVPKDTDILAAFRFVPQEGVEPIEAGAAVAGESSTATWTVVWTDRLTAYEHYQGKCYRVEKVPGTNQYIAFIAYDLDLFEEGSIANMSSSIIGNVFGFKALKSLRLEDLRIPPHYTKTFQGPAHGIMMEREYLNKYGRPLLGATVKPKLGLSAKNYGRVVYEALRGGLDFTKDDENINSQPFMRWRDRWLFCMEAVNKAMAETGEIKGHYLNVTAATMEEMYERAEFAKELGSVIIMVDLTAGFTAIQSMAKWCRKNGVLLHLHRAGHSTYTRQKTHGVNFRVIAKWMRLAGVDHIHAGTVVGKLEGDLHSVQGYYKTLRTQYTEADPMLGLYFEQDWASMPGVMPVASGGIHAGQMHLLLTYLGEDTILQFGGGTIGHPDGIAAGATANRVAVEVMVQARNEGKDILREGPEILEKACRWSPALAKAIETWKDISFEFESTDVPDAVAMPTVEV, encoded by the coding sequence ATGACAGTTGCAGGTTATGGAAAAGCTGGAGCAAAAAAGAACAGGTGGTCTGCGGGGGTGACTCCCTATGCGGAGATGGGCTATTATAACGCTGACTACGTACCAAAGGATACGGATATTCTAGCGGCATTTCGATTTGTGCCTCAGGAAGGAGTAGAACCCATAGAAGCTGGGGCGGCTGTGGCTGGGGAATCTTCTACAGCGACATGGACTGTAGTATGGACAGACAGATTGACTGCCTATGAGCATTATCAAGGCAAATGTTACCGAGTAGAAAAAGTCCCTGGAACTAACCAATATATTGCTTTTATTGCATATGATCTAGATTTGTTTGAGGAAGGTTCAATAGCCAATATGTCCTCGTCCATCATCGGCAATGTCTTTGGCTTTAAAGCTCTAAAATCTCTAAGATTAGAAGACTTGAGGATTCCCCCTCATTATACAAAGACTTTTCAAGGACCTGCCCATGGGATCATGATGGAAAGGGAGTATCTCAACAAATATGGCAGGCCACTGCTTGGAGCCACTGTAAAACCCAAACTGGGATTATCTGCCAAGAATTATGGAAGGGTTGTCTATGAAGCTTTGAGGGGAGGACTCGATTTTACTAAGGATGACGAAAACATCAATAGCCAGCCATTTATGCGGTGGAGAGACCGGTGGCTTTTCTGTATGGAAGCTGTGAATAAGGCTATGGCAGAGACTGGGGAAATTAAAGGCCACTATTTAAATGTGACAGCGGCTACCATGGAAGAGATGTATGAAAGGGCTGAATTTGCCAAGGAGCTTGGCAGTGTGATTATCATGGTAGACTTAACAGCTGGATTTACAGCAATCCAATCGATGGCTAAGTGGTGTCGAAAGAATGGGGTCTTACTTCATCTCCATCGTGCGGGGCACAGTACGTATACTAGACAGAAAACTCATGGAGTGAATTTTAGAGTAATCGCCAAGTGGATGCGGTTGGCAGGAGTGGATCATATCCATGCAGGCACGGTAGTGGGTAAGCTGGAGGGGGATCTTCATTCAGTGCAAGGCTATTATAAGACATTAAGAACACAGTATACAGAAGCCGACCCGATGCTTGGTCTTTATTTTGAACAGGATTGGGCTTCCATGCCTGGGGTCATGCCGGTGGCATCTGGTGGCATCCATGCCGGTCAAATGCATCTGCTCTTAACGTATCTGGGTGAAGACACCATCCTACAGTTTGGAGGTGGGACGATAGGACATCCGGATGGGATTGCTGCAGGGGCGACAGCTAACCGCGTAGCCGTTGAGGTCATGGTGCAAGCAAGAAACGAAGGCAAAGATATCCTTAGGGAAGGGCCAGAAATTCTTGAAAAGGCCTGTCGGTGGAGCCCGGCACTAGCGAAGGCCATTGAAACATGGAAGGATATCAGCTTTGAATTTGAATCGACTGATGTGCCTGATGCGGTGGCGATGCCGACTGTAGAGGTTTAA